From the Diospyros lotus cultivar Yz01 chromosome 13, ASM1463336v1, whole genome shotgun sequence genome, one window contains:
- the LOC127788592 gene encoding LOW QUALITY PROTEIN: protein ENDOPLASMIC RETICULUM-ARRESTED PEN3 (The sequence of the model RefSeq protein was modified relative to this genomic sequence to represent the inferred CDS: inserted 1 base in 1 codon), which yields MEDGHSDVALRVNLNVGGKLFQTTVSTXQAAGPDSLLAALSNRLLHHGSHSDPVFIDRDPEIFSVLLSLLRSNRLPSTARRFTNQELVDEASYYGIESRLKSAMLPTPLKGIDASLVATVKPASDGLVSAFTACDGDGSVWVAHGGQISGYDWNLTHSGTIRTHLDYISSICRIRPEIAAVGSDTAAGIHFYSLANGRRVGLADWTDPSDPRIFRAGVTAIADSPDSVFAAFDCHHRENCVLAIDKTSLKVTSEFGRQTGSSTKTMVPGKLTYLPATGVLVGTAVTSGAFGYSGYIRLWDPRSGEVVWETNEPGSGRSSRFGDPFAAVDVDTEQSTLFKMCSKSGDLAVADLRKLGNDPWVYLVDKNPSMRISGAFGDVAIHCYRKQVFVGREGELEVWSRVEESEEKEERERGFCEGSYRRNYVDKMEDSERGVIKKIAGGGDRLFVCRENVEGIEVWESSSFSGAASVS from the exons ATGGAAGACGGCCACTCCGATGTTGCCCTGCGCGTCAACCTCAACGTCGGCGGCAAACTCTTCCAGACCACCGTGTCCA CTCAGGCCGCCGGCCCCGACTCCCTCCTTGCCGCCCTCTCCAACCGCCTCCTCCACCATGGCTCCCACTCTGACCCGGTTTTCATCGACCGCGACCCGGAAATCTTTTCCGTCCTCCTCTCCCTCCTCCGCTCCAACCGCCTCCCCTCCACCGCCCGCCGCTTCACCAACCAAGAACTCGTCGACGAGGCCTCCTATTATGGGATCGAGTCCCGCTTGAAGTCGGCCATGTTGCCGACTCCGCTCAAAGGAATCGACGCCTCTCTCGTGGCCACCGTCAAACCCGCCTCCGACGGGTTAGTCTCCGCCTTCACCGCCTGCGACGGCGACGGCTCAGTCTGGGTCGCCCACGGTGGCCAAATATCCGGGTACGATTGGAATCTGACCCACTCCGGGACCATCCGGACTCACCTCGACTACATCTCCTCGATTTGTAGGATCCGTCCCGAGATCGCCGCCGTCGGATCGGATACCGCGGCCGGGATCCATTTCTACAGCCTCGCTAACGGCAGGCGTGTCGGGTTGGCCGACTGGACCGACCCGTCCGACCCAAGGATATTCCGAGCCGGAGTGACCGCCATCGCCGACTCGCCCGACTCGGTCTTCGCCGCCTTCGATTGCCACCACAGAGAGAATTGTGTTCTCGCGATTGACAAGACGTCGCTCAAAGTCACATCCGAATTCGGTCGGCAAACCGGCAGCTCCACCAAAACAATGGTCCCCGGAAAACTCACCTACTTGCCGGCCACCGGCGTCCTCGTCGGAACCGCCGTCACATCCGGTGCTTTCGGTTACTCTGGCTATATCCGGTTGTGGGACCCGAGGTCCGGCGAGGTTGTATGGGAGACGAACGAGCCCGGGTCGGGTAGGAGCAGCCGGTTTGGGGACCCGTTCGCGGCCGTGGACGTGGACACGGAACAGTCGACGCTTTTCAAGATGTGTTCCAAATCAGGCGACTTGGCAGTGGCAGATTTGCGTAAATTAGGGAACGACCCGTGGGTATATTTGGTAGATAAGAACCCTAGTATGAGAATCAGCGGCGCTTTTGGCGACGTCGCTATACATTGTTATAGAAAGCAAGTATTTGTAGGCAGAGAGGGTGAGCTTGAAGTGTGGTCAAGGGTAGAGGAgagtgaagaaaaagaagagagagagagagggttttgTGAAGGGTCATATAGGAGGAATTATGTGGACAAAATGGAGGATTCAGAAAGAGGGGTCATCAAGAAAATTGCAGGTGGTGGGGATAGACTGTTTGTTTGTAGGGAAAATGTTGAGGGCATTGAGGTCTGGGAAAGTTCTAGTTTTTCTGGTGCTGCTTCAGTTTCCTGA
- the LOC127788047 gene encoding GDSL esterase/lipase At5g45960-like: protein MSSSFPSFKLQYSLIRIICLLFMLASSTYVSAAGDPLVRTSSSFFRSLYSFGDSFVDPGNNNFIATRARSNFPPYGRDFFNRLATGRFSNGLLFPDFLAYYLGDKELQQPYLDPKLSLQWPLAAVSFASATSGFDPLTSNFTFPIYKDFTGAGSISQNAISMAKQLEYFEEYKSKLKRRFGKRKAESQIERALFYINAGSDDIAFSFFGDGTSGPRGTSPLPDYEHFLLEQVQQFIQVLTPTQVLLQHMKLVPKTSNVFSQIIIIRVLKLGFVTLQGLSDQGARRFAVSGLPPLGCIPVAITRLPRNSSLQRNCLGYVNSISEEFNELLQVALKATQSKLSKLGTKIAYIDFNQPLLDLIQNPGYYGQYIQLFQATTTTKNSYATLL, encoded by the exons atgtcttcttcttttccttcattCAAATTACAATATTCTCTGATCAGGATTATCTGTCTTTTGTTCATGTTGGCGTCGTCGACGTACGTGTCAGCCGCCGGAGATCCACTGGTGAGGACGTCGAGCAGCTTCTTCCGGTCTCTGTACTCGTTTGGAGACTCCTTCGTGGATCCCGGAAACAACAACTTCATTGCCACCAGAGCCAGGAGCAACTTCCCGCCCTACGGCCGAGATTTCTTCAACCGTTTGGCCACCGGCAGGTTCTCCAACGGCTTGCTGTTCCCAGATTTTCTTG CGTATTACTTGGGCGATAAAGAACTGCAGCAACCGTACTTGGACCCGAAGCTCAGCTTGCAGTGGCCGCTGGCGGCGGTTAGCTTCGCCTCTGCCACCAGTGGATTTGACCCACTTACCTCTAACTTcacc TTTCCGATCTACAAAGA CTTCACTGGTGCTGGCTCTATATCTCAGAATGCAATCTCAATGGCAAAGCAACTGGAGTATTTCGAAGAGTATAAGTCCAAACTTAAGAGGAGATTTGGAAAGAGGAAAGCCGAAAGTCAGATAGAGAGAGCTCTCTTTTACATCAATGCTGGATCGGACGACATCGCTTTCAGCTTCTTCGGCGATGGAACCTCCGGCCCCCGAGGAACAAGCCCGCTCCCCGATTACGAGCATTTCTTGCTCGAGCAAGTCCAACAATTTATCCAGGTATTAACTCCAACTCAGGTTCTTCTCCAACACATGAAACTTGTACCCAAAACCAGCAATGTATTTtcacaaattataataataagagTATTGAAGCTTGGTTTTGTTACTTTACAGGGATTGTCAGACCAGGGAGCTCGGAGATTTGCGGTTAGCGGGCTGCCACCGCTGGGTTGCATCCCGGTTGCTATCACAAGGCTGCCACGGAACTCATCTCTGCAGCGTAATTGCCTTGGGTATGTGAATTCCATTTCAGAAGAGTTCAATGAACTGCTTCAGGTTGCATTGAAGGCCACTCAGAGTAAGCTGTCAAAGCTTGGCACAAAGATTGCTTACATCGACTTCAATCAACCATTACTCGACCTTATACAAAACCCAGGTTACTACGGTCAGTACATCCAACTCTTTCAggctacaacaacaacaaaaaattcttATGCAACCCTTCTTTAA